One window of Bacillus alkalicellulosilyticus genomic DNA carries:
- a CDS encoding glycoside hydrolase family 13 protein produces MNKAWWKELVAYQIYPRSFMDSNGDGIGDIQGIISKLDYLKDLGIDLIWICPVYKSPNDDNGYDISDYKDIMDEFGTMEDFDQLLAEVHKRGMKLIIDLVINHTSDEHPWFIESRSSKESPKRDWYIWRDGKNGEEPNNWESIFSGSAWEYDEETEQYFMHIFSRKQPDLNWENKDVRFAVYEMINWWLDKGIDGFRVDAISHIKKEEGLKDMPNPKNLKYVSSFDKHMNVEGINPFLEELKEETFAKYDIVTVGEANGVKIKDADAWVGEKNGKFNMIFQFEHLSLWDGEVKKSLDVVGLKKVLTRWQKGLENNGWNALFIENHDKARVVSTWGNDDTYWRESATSFATMYFLMQGTPFIYQGQEIGMTNVAFPSIEDYNDVSVKNMYRIKRAEGVPHEEIMEVIWASARDNSRTPMQWSTEKNAGFSTAQPWLGVNPNYKDINVEQQLNDKDSILSFYKKMIELKKNNDVFTYGVYDLLNEEDPYVYAYTRTLDEVKVVVISNLSDQEITFEAENVKLHSNGLVLSNYEVSSHEDMSTIKLRPYETRVYNV; encoded by the coding sequence ATGAATAAAGCCTGGTGGAAGGAATTAGTTGCCTACCAAATCTACCCTAGAAGCTTCATGGATTCTAATGGTGATGGAATTGGGGATATTCAAGGCATTATTTCAAAATTAGATTATTTAAAGGATTTAGGAATTGATTTAATTTGGATTTGTCCGGTATACAAATCACCAAATGATGATAATGGGTACGATATAAGTGATTATAAAGATATTATGGATGAATTTGGAACGATGGAGGATTTTGACCAACTCTTAGCGGAAGTGCATAAACGAGGAATGAAATTAATCATTGATTTAGTGATTAATCATACGAGTGATGAGCATCCTTGGTTTATTGAATCTAGATCATCAAAAGAAAGCCCTAAAAGAGATTGGTATATATGGCGCGACGGAAAAAATGGAGAAGAGCCGAACAACTGGGAAAGTATTTTTAGTGGCTCGGCTTGGGAGTATGATGAAGAGACAGAACAATATTTCATGCATATTTTCTCAAGAAAACAACCAGACCTCAATTGGGAAAACAAAGATGTACGTTTCGCTGTATATGAGATGATTAATTGGTGGCTAGACAAAGGTATCGATGGATTCAGGGTTGATGCGATTAGTCATATTAAAAAAGAAGAAGGCTTAAAGGATATGCCAAATCCGAAGAACCTGAAATATGTTTCTTCTTTTGATAAGCATATGAATGTGGAAGGCATTAATCCTTTTCTAGAAGAGCTAAAAGAAGAGACCTTTGCGAAGTATGATATTGTCACTGTTGGGGAAGCAAACGGAGTGAAAATTAAGGATGCTGACGCATGGGTTGGTGAAAAGAATGGAAAATTTAATATGATTTTTCAATTCGAACACCTCAGTCTTTGGGATGGAGAGGTAAAGAAATCTCTTGATGTTGTTGGACTAAAAAAAGTTCTAACAAGATGGCAAAAGGGTCTTGAAAATAATGGGTGGAATGCGCTCTTTATTGAAAATCATGATAAAGCACGTGTTGTATCGACGTGGGGAAATGATGATACGTATTGGAGAGAAAGTGCTACGTCCTTTGCCACAATGTATTTCCTTATGCAAGGAACACCATTTATCTACCAAGGACAAGAAATTGGCATGACAAACGTAGCATTCCCTTCGATTGAGGATTATAATGATGTATCTGTTAAAAACATGTACCGCATTAAACGAGCCGAAGGAGTGCCTCACGAGGAAATTATGGAAGTAATCTGGGCTTCAGCTCGTGATAATTCAAGAACACCAATGCAGTGGTCTACTGAAAAAAATGCTGGATTTTCAACAGCTCAACCATGGTTAGGAGTAAATCCGAACTATAAGGATATCAATGTTGAGCAACAACTTAATGATAAAGACTCGATCCTTAGTTTCTATAAAAAGATGATTGAACTGAAAAAGAATAATGATGTGTTTACTTATGGAGTGTATGACCTTTTAAATGAAGAGGATCCATATGTATATGCTTACACAAGAACGTTAGATGAAGTGAAGGTAGTCGTAATTTCCAATCTATCTGACCAGGAAATTACATTTGAAGCCGAGAATGTGAAACTACACTCAAATGGGCTTGTATTAAGTAACTATGAAGTAAGCTCACATGAAGATATGTCGACAATTAAGCTACGCCCTTATGAAACAAGAGTGTATAACGTATAA
- a CDS encoding STAS/SEC14 domain-containing protein: MWNVDVLNKEKKIISIEWSGKVTPEEVLEANAKLKEGITSLPSKGFDVIVNMSDVTVLIQETQKELVKHQAWLLEMGMKRAAVVVNGAVAKMQLKRTARESSHDNEYHFETPEEALQFLESNE; the protein is encoded by the coding sequence ATGTGGAATGTTGACGTACTTAATAAAGAGAAAAAGATTATTTCAATTGAATGGTCAGGAAAGGTGACTCCTGAGGAGGTTCTAGAAGCGAATGCTAAGTTGAAAGAGGGGATTACTTCTTTGCCATCTAAAGGGTTTGACGTTATTGTTAATATGTCTGATGTTACGGTATTGATTCAAGAGACGCAAAAAGAATTAGTCAAACATCAGGCATGGTTGCTTGAGATGGGTATGAAACGTGCGGCCGTAGTCGTTAATGGAGCAGTAGCTAAAATGCAGTTAAAACGAACGGCTAGAGAATCTAGTCATGACAATGAATATCATTTTGAGACACCAGAAGAAGCATTACAGTTTTTAGAATCGAATGAGTAA
- a CDS encoding YjcZ family sporulation protein, translating into MTHAAPAKGAAFGGFAFIIVIFILLIIIGAAYVTPRGGYGYY; encoded by the coding sequence ATGACTCACGCTGCACCAGCTAAAGGCGCTGCTTTTGGAGGATTTGCGTTTATTATCGTAATCTTTATCCTTCTTATCATCATTGGAGCTGCTTATGTGACTCCAAGAGGAGGCTACGGTTACTACTAA
- a CDS encoding YjcZ family sporulation protein, producing MGVVPGCAPTGVAAAPAAPGIGGFALILVLFILLVIIGSAYVAAY from the coding sequence ATGGGTGTTGTACCTGGATGTGCTCCAACAGGTGTAGCAGCAGCTCCAGCTGCGCCAGGAATCGGAGGATTTGCGTTAATTCTTGTTCTATTTATTTTGTTAGTAATTATTGGGTCAGCATATGTAGCTGCATATTAA
- a CDS encoding nitrate/nitrite transporter, with protein MKLADLKKSGHAPSLLASFLYFDISFMIWVMLGALGVYITADFGLTAGQIGLIVAIPILAGSVFRIIIGILTDRIGPKKTAIGGMIVTMVPLLWGWLFGHTVAELFLIGILLGVAGASFSAALPMASRWYPPHLQGVAMGIAGAGNSGTLLATLFGPRLAEHVGWNGVFGLALIPLGLVLLSYFLMAKEPPNQPAPKPVKQYFSVLKEKDTWYFCLLYSVTFGGFVGLASFLSYFFVSQYGVSAVRAGEFVTLVVASGSFLRPVGGLIADKIGGVKLLQFLFVGMAICMFCVSLLPPIALVTLALFLGMGFLGMGNGAIFQLVPQRFQKEIGMVTGIVGAAGGIGGFFLPNILGTLKDMTGTYASGFITFSIIGILALGLLTLAQIGWRKQWKLSGQSVKI; from the coding sequence ATGAAATTAGCAGACTTAAAGAAAAGTGGCCATGCGCCATCATTGCTTGCATCATTTTTATACTTTGATATTAGCTTTATGATTTGGGTAATGTTAGGTGCATTAGGTGTCTACATTACAGCTGATTTTGGGTTAACGGCAGGACAAATTGGTCTTATCGTGGCCATTCCTATATTAGCAGGTTCAGTTTTTCGAATTATTATTGGTATACTCACTGACCGCATTGGTCCTAAGAAAACAGCGATTGGTGGAATGATTGTTACGATGGTTCCATTACTGTGGGGTTGGTTGTTTGGCCATACAGTTGCTGAACTTTTCTTAATTGGTATCTTACTTGGGGTTGCTGGTGCGAGCTTCTCAGCAGCACTACCAATGGCAAGTCGTTGGTACCCACCTCATTTACAAGGGGTAGCAATGGGGATTGCGGGTGCAGGGAATAGTGGTACACTATTAGCTACTCTATTTGGTCCTCGTTTAGCTGAACATGTTGGTTGGAATGGCGTATTTGGATTAGCTCTCATCCCGTTAGGATTAGTGTTGTTATCCTATTTCCTAATGGCAAAAGAGCCACCAAACCAACCTGCTCCCAAACCGGTGAAACAATATTTTTCAGTTTTAAAAGAAAAAGATACATGGTACTTTTGTTTATTATATAGTGTAACATTTGGTGGATTCGTTGGATTAGCTAGCTTTTTAAGTTATTTCTTCGTTTCTCAATATGGGGTATCAGCGGTTCGAGCAGGTGAATTTGTAACATTAGTTGTAGCCTCAGGAAGCTTTCTTCGTCCAGTCGGAGGGTTAATTGCTGATAAAATCGGCGGGGTGAAATTATTACAGTTTTTATTTGTCGGAATGGCCATTTGCATGTTCTGTGTTAGCTTACTTCCACCAATTGCATTGGTGACATTAGCGTTATTTTTAGGAATGGGTTTTCTAGGAATGGGAAATGGAGCCATATTCCAATTGGTACCTCAACGTTTCCAAAAGGAAATCGGAATGGTAACAGGCATTGTAGGAGCTGCAGGAGGGATTGGTGGCTTCTTCCTACCAAACATTCTTGGAACATTAAAGGATATGACTGGAACGTATGCATCTGGGTTTATTACATTTTCAATTATCGGTATCCTCGCTCTTGGATTATTAACACTAGCGCAAATTGGTTGGAGAAAACAATGGAAGCTTTCAGGTCAATCGGTAAAAATATAA
- a CDS encoding YfiT family bacillithiol transferase, with protein sequence MDVRYPIGKFQVDGTITEQQIAEWIQDISELPQKMSKLISELSEDQLNSSYRDGGWTVKQVVHHVADSHMNAFIRFKLALTEDNPTIKPYFEERWATLSDTTEAPVALSLSIIEGLHQRWVMLLNSKPDLTKTFYHPELDRSIRLDENVGMYAWHGNHHLAHIKLVQQ encoded by the coding sequence ATGGATGTAAGATATCCGATTGGAAAATTTCAAGTAGACGGAACGATTACCGAACAACAAATTGCTGAATGGATACAAGATATTTCTGAGCTCCCACAAAAAATGTCAAAGCTGATAAGTGAATTAAGTGAGGACCAGTTGAATAGCTCATACCGTGATGGCGGGTGGACCGTTAAACAGGTCGTTCATCATGTGGCTGATAGTCATATGAATGCCTTTATTCGATTTAAACTGGCGTTGACAGAAGACAATCCGACAATTAAACCTTACTTCGAAGAACGGTGGGCTACTCTTTCAGACACAACAGAAGCACCCGTTGCTCTTTCGTTATCAATTATTGAGGGGCTTCATCAGCGCTGGGTGATGTTACTTAATTCAAAGCCTGACCTTACAAAAACATTTTATCATCCAGAACTAGATCGTTCGATCCGGTTAGATGAAAATGTAGGGATGTACGCCTGGCATGGCAATCACCACCTTGCACATATAAAACTAGTACAACAATAG
- a CDS encoding cobalamin B12-binding domain-containing protein produces MVNDSTRLKETLLIGNRELAWELIEGHISAGKDTVTIFEDIIAEAMREIGLLWEENIISVAEEHLATITCDYLLSRYQYYLQRKTKKRSGEHHRKALFFCVEEEYHFIGIKMTSILFEENGWNTKFYGVNVPVESAMEAIKVWKPDVVGLSVSIIYHMKSFIEYTKQIAALKNSPFLIVGGRIVDSYDMTKYCNSHSQIFNSLSDINMWLSSQQNMGGLHVH; encoded by the coding sequence ATGGTCAACGATAGTACTAGATTAAAGGAAACTCTATTAATTGGAAATCGAGAACTGGCGTGGGAACTTATCGAAGGTCATATATCAGCTGGAAAAGATACAGTTACTATATTTGAAGATATCATCGCAGAAGCGATGAGAGAGATTGGTTTACTATGGGAAGAAAATATAATATCAGTAGCCGAAGAACATCTAGCTACAATTACATGTGACTATCTCTTATCTCGCTATCAGTATTATCTGCAAAGAAAAACAAAAAAACGAAGTGGGGAGCATCATAGAAAAGCATTGTTTTTTTGTGTGGAAGAAGAATACCATTTTATCGGTATTAAAATGACATCGATTCTATTTGAAGAAAACGGATGGAATACAAAATTCTACGGTGTCAATGTTCCAGTGGAATCTGCAATGGAAGCGATAAAAGTATGGAAACCTGATGTAGTAGGACTTTCAGTAAGTATTATATATCATATGAAAAGCTTCATTGAATATACAAAACAGATTGCCGCATTAAAAAACAGTCCTTTTCTCATCGTAGGAGGAAGAATCGTTGATAGCTATGATATGACAAAGTATTGTAACAGCCACTCACAAATTTTTAACAGTCTTTCGGATATTAACATGTGGCTAAGCTCACAGCAGAATATGGGAGGTCTTCATGTCCACTAA
- a CDS encoding STAS domain-containing protein yields the protein MSTNQFIPIPYFKITKNFDVLEVSAECDRIFPKVENFLELVDIASRKKTEHFLSEARISTEINVKTIKAPIALYKIELNWEGDIGHLVCIELENQFALLLQEMENHRKRLAKTDMELLIHKEELEKSLLRITELSGPVINITNDTVLVPLFGELTEELIENNRLRITEYIHKQAIEEVIIDFQAIGKLQKSGVISLKDMVDDLTLLGAKSYITGITPLHAQTITEIGISTNTTFKRTLRQAIDHIHYN from the coding sequence ATGTCCACTAATCAATTCATCCCCATACCGTATTTTAAAATCACTAAAAATTTTGATGTGCTTGAAGTTTCCGCAGAATGCGATCGTATCTTTCCGAAAGTTGAAAATTTTTTAGAACTAGTTGATATAGCTAGCCGAAAAAAGACCGAACACTTCCTTAGTGAAGCCAGAATATCAACAGAAATTAATGTAAAAACGATAAAGGCACCTATCGCGTTATATAAAATTGAACTTAATTGGGAAGGCGATATCGGTCATTTAGTATGTATTGAGCTGGAAAATCAATTTGCGTTGTTGCTGCAGGAAATGGAAAATCATCGCAAAAGATTAGCCAAAACAGATATGGAGCTGCTGATTCATAAAGAGGAATTAGAAAAGTCTCTTCTTCGTATCACAGAACTTTCTGGACCTGTAATTAATATAACAAATGACACTGTGTTGGTCCCGTTGTTTGGAGAATTGACAGAAGAGTTGATTGAAAATAACAGGCTTAGAATAACTGAGTATATTCACAAGCAAGCGATTGAGGAAGTGATTATCGATTTTCAAGCGATAGGAAAATTACAAAAATCTGGTGTCATTTCGTTAAAAGATATGGTCGATGACTTGACGTTACTTGGAGCAAAATCTTATATTACTGGAATAACTCCACTTCATGCACAAACAATAACAGAAATCGGAATATCAACAAACACAACGTTTAAGCGAACACTTCGACAAGCAATTGACCATATACACTATAACTAA
- a CDS encoding YdbC family protein, which translates to MAEIKYEIVETIGVLSTSEKGWNKELNLISWNGREPKYDIRDWAPNHEKMGKGVTLSQEEVLQLKEMLQNIE; encoded by the coding sequence ATGGCTGAGATTAAATATGAAATTGTAGAAACGATTGGAGTATTATCAACATCGGAAAAAGGCTGGAACAAAGAGCTTAACCTAATAAGCTGGAATGGGCGAGAACCAAAATATGATATTCGTGACTGGGCACCAAACCATGAGAAAATGGGGAAAGGAGTGACGTTATCACAGGAAGAAGTTCTCCAATTAAAAGAAATGTTGCAGAACATAGAATGA
- a CDS encoding pentapeptide repeat-containing protein, with product MARLSKIEQPRIPMELEPIDIEGMYHEEDPYLSNGMITNTKLDYEEVEKVVLSKLVFKNVSFTNATFKRIDATDIIFVNCDLSNANFSEGIIHKVQFKECKLTGIDFSETSFGNVTFEHCLANMSDFREARLKQVKFSNTTLHSANFADCLLTKIQLDQCDINDIDFTLTKLKGLDISTCTFDKINVALENLEGLQISPEQAIGFATMLGLEIKE from the coding sequence TTGGCACGATTAAGTAAAATAGAACAACCAAGGATTCCAATGGAGTTAGAACCGATTGACATAGAGGGGATGTATCACGAAGAAGATCCTTATTTATCAAATGGAATGATTACGAACACGAAACTGGATTACGAAGAAGTTGAAAAAGTGGTTCTCTCAAAACTAGTTTTTAAAAACGTATCTTTCACCAATGCGACATTTAAAAGAATCGATGCGACTGATATTATCTTTGTGAATTGTGATCTTTCAAATGCAAACTTCAGTGAAGGCATTATCCACAAAGTGCAGTTCAAAGAGTGTAAATTAACTGGAATTGATTTTTCGGAAACTAGCTTTGGCAATGTAACGTTTGAACATTGCCTTGCCAATATGAGTGATTTTAGAGAAGCACGGTTAAAACAAGTGAAGTTTTCAAACACCACATTACATAGTGCTAACTTTGCCGATTGTCTCCTGACAAAAATTCAGCTCGACCAATGCGATATTAACGATATTGATTTTACTCTAACCAAATTGAAAGGTTTAGACATCAGTACTTGTACGTTTGATAAAATAAATGTAGCTCTAGAAAACTTGGAGGGCTTACAAATCTCCCCAGAGCAAGCCATTGGCTTCGCGACGATGCTTGGGTTAGAGATTAAAGAATAA
- a CDS encoding hemerythrin domain-containing protein — protein MECGFSQFSDTQLCMPLQRLFDEHTPLRRHMVELTQIGTIIIENGGQNRLLFEQLQTQVTDFFTVLEPHSEKEEGILFPMVARYIGMDGGPIAVMEYEHDQAKVRIQTFFKGSSNLEQLTTNQIEELAALVVEACAILTEHFMKEEQILFPMAEHYLSDKEKEDLAKAFL, from the coding sequence ATGGAATGTGGATTTTCTCAATTCTCAGATACACAGCTATGTATGCCTCTTCAACGGTTATTTGACGAACATACGCCTTTACGAAGACACATGGTAGAGTTAACTCAAATAGGAACGATCATAATAGAGAATGGTGGACAAAATCGATTGCTTTTTGAACAACTCCAAACGCAAGTAACTGATTTTTTCACTGTATTAGAGCCACATTCTGAAAAAGAAGAAGGCATTTTGTTTCCTATGGTTGCGCGATATATTGGTATGGATGGTGGTCCTATTGCTGTTATGGAATATGAGCATGACCAAGCAAAGGTAAGGATTCAAACATTCTTCAAAGGTTCTTCTAACCTAGAACAGCTAACCACCAACCAAATAGAGGAACTAGCAGCTCTAGTTGTAGAGGCATGCGCCATTCTAACAGAACATTTCATGAAAGAAGAACAAATTCTTTTTCCAATGGCAGAACATTATTTATCTGACAAAGAAAAAGAGGACCTAGCTAAAGCATTTCTATAA
- a CDS encoding DUF3052 domain-containing protein — MTELHSVLKKLQIKKQESPFLILNAPKEYEEIKQAFVTPIHTEVIESVYPFIQIFGVSNEEIKTLADKAVEVLEDDGLLWLCYPKKSSKTYKGSNSSRDKVAELLADKGFEPVRQVAIDEDWSALRFRPVEKIKTMVRKKAVTEAGKKRVEQ; from the coding sequence ATGACAGAGTTACACTCAGTATTGAAAAAACTACAAATAAAAAAACAAGAAAGCCCATTTTTAATTTTAAATGCACCTAAAGAATATGAAGAAATTAAACAAGCATTCGTGACACCTATACATACGGAAGTCATAGAATCAGTCTATCCATTTATCCAAATCTTCGGTGTGTCCAATGAAGAAATAAAGACGCTTGCGGATAAAGCTGTTGAAGTGTTAGAGGATGATGGACTGTTATGGTTATGCTATCCCAAAAAATCATCAAAGACCTACAAAGGCTCAAACAGCAGTCGCGATAAGGTAGCCGAACTATTAGCAGATAAGGGATTCGAACCCGTGCGTCAGGTGGCAATTGATGAAGATTGGTCTGCCTTACGTTTTCGACCAGTCGAAAAAATTAAGACGATGGTACGGAAAAAAGCAGTTACCGAAGCAGGTAAAAAAAGAGTAGAACAATAA
- a CDS encoding PLDc N-terminal domain-containing protein: protein MDVVVVFGIFIIFGIGLFVLNIVTSIWAYRDSIANGNSKEFALLVLLGTLFFPVVGLIVYLIIRKT, encoded by the coding sequence ATGGACGTCGTTGTTGTTTTCGGTATCTTCATCATTTTTGGTATTGGTTTATTCGTCTTAAATATTGTCACGAGCATTTGGGCTTATCGCGATTCCATTGCCAATGGCAATAGTAAAGAGTTTGCATTACTGGTGTTACTTGGTACTTTATTTTTCCCCGTTGTTGGTCTTATTGTTTATTTAATTATTCGTAAAACCTAG
- a CDS encoding ectoine synthase codes for MKVVKLEDIIGTEQDIEGGNWNSRRLILKKDNMGYSVHDTIIRAGTETHIWYQNHLEAVYCIEGEGEVETLADNKVHPISANTLYALDEHDEHLLRAKTDMRMICVFNPPITGREVHDENGVYPADTEEEAKA; via the coding sequence ATGAAAGTAGTGAAACTAGAAGATATCATTGGTACAGAACAAGACATTGAAGGTGGTAATTGGAACAGTCGTCGCCTTATCTTAAAAAAGGATAACATGGGTTATTCCGTTCACGATACGATTATCCGTGCGGGTACGGAAACACATATTTGGTATCAAAATCACTTAGAAGCTGTGTATTGCATTGAAGGTGAAGGTGAAGTTGAAACGTTAGCAGACAACAAAGTTCACCCCATCTCAGCGAACACACTTTATGCTCTTGATGAGCATGATGAGCACCTTCTTCGTGCAAAAACAGATATGCGTATGATTTGTGTTTTTAATCCTCCTATTACAGGACGCGAAGTTCATGATGAAAATGGTGTATACCCTGCTGATACGGAAGAAGAAGCAAAAGCATAA
- the ectB gene encoding diaminobutyrate--2-oxoglutarate transaminase has protein sequence MNTNDLSIFEQLESEVRSYVRGFPTVFTKAKGYKMWDEAGKEYIDFFAGAGALNYGHNDPKMKAKLVDYILNDGITHSLDMATSAKAEFLHKFNDVILKPRNLDYKVMFPGPTGTNTVESALKLARKVTGRTDVISFTNGFHGMTIGALSVTGNSFKRKGAGIPLQHVVTMPYDSFVNDDLDTLEYLERFLEDNGSGVAIPAAMILETVQGEGGINAARFEWLKRVEDICKRWGILLIVDDVQAGVGRTGSFFSFEEAGISPDIVCLSKSIGGMGLPLALTLFKPKYDIWGPGEHNGTFRGNNHAFVTATESLSYWEDPQFEASIKEKSAKITTFLEGLVAKYPEIKGEVRGRGFMQGIATDIDGFASSVAQGAFERGLIMETSGPKDEVFKLFPPITIDNEGLEQGFAIIEESVKALIQSKELVTS, from the coding sequence ATGAATACAAATGATTTAAGCATTTTTGAACAGTTAGAGTCTGAGGTACGCAGTTATGTTCGTGGTTTTCCAACCGTCTTCACAAAAGCAAAAGGATATAAAATGTGGGATGAAGCTGGAAAAGAGTACATTGACTTCTTTGCTGGAGCAGGAGCGTTAAACTACGGTCACAACGACCCAAAAATGAAAGCAAAGCTAGTTGATTATATTTTAAATGATGGCATTACACATTCACTTGATATGGCAACTTCTGCTAAAGCTGAGTTTTTGCATAAATTCAACGATGTGATTTTAAAACCTAGAAACTTAGATTACAAAGTCATGTTTCCGGGTCCAACAGGAACGAACACAGTAGAGAGTGCATTAAAATTAGCTCGTAAAGTGACAGGAAGAACAGATGTCATCAGTTTTACCAATGGTTTCCACGGTATGACAATCGGTGCGTTGTCAGTAACAGGTAATTCATTTAAGCGCAAAGGCGCAGGTATTCCGTTACAGCATGTTGTAACGATGCCATATGATAGCTTTGTTAACGATGATCTCGACACTCTGGAGTATCTCGAACGCTTCTTAGAAGATAATGGTAGTGGAGTTGCGATTCCAGCTGCTATGATTCTCGAGACAGTCCAAGGTGAAGGCGGTATTAATGCCGCAAGATTCGAGTGGTTAAAACGCGTGGAAGATATTTGTAAGCGCTGGGGTATTCTTTTAATTGTTGACGATGTGCAAGCTGGCGTCGGTCGAACAGGTTCATTTTTCTCTTTTGAAGAAGCAGGAATTTCACCTGACATCGTTTGTTTATCCAAGTCAATCGGTGGAATGGGCCTTCCATTAGCATTAACTTTATTTAAACCAAAATATGATATTTGGGGACCAGGTGAGCATAACGGTACATTCCGTGGAAATAATCATGCGTTTGTTACAGCAACGGAGTCTTTATCTTACTGGGAAGATCCTCAATTTGAAGCAAGCATTAAAGAAAAGTCAGCTAAGATTACAACATTCTTAGAAGGCCTTGTTGCAAAATATCCAGAAATAAAAGGCGAAGTACGTGGCCGTGGCTTTATGCAAGGTATCGCCACTGACATCGATGGGTTTGCTTCAAGTGTCGCACAAGGTGCATTCGAAAGAGGCTTAATCATGGAAACGTCTGGGCCTAAAGACGAAGTATTTAAGCTATTCCCTCCTATCACAATTGATAATGAAGGATTAGAACAAGGCTTCGCCATTATCGAAGAAAGCGTTAAAGCACTAATTCAAAGTAAAGAACTTGTTACATCTTAA
- the ectA gene encoding diaminobutyrate acetyltransferase — protein sequence MTPDTATVSSNVLGTLTLEKPTVEDGAAMWELVNNSTLDLNSSYKYIMMCEFFAETCVVAKENDKVVGFVTAFIPPERQDVVFVWQIGVDASQRGKGVASKILNELLSREACKDVRYVEATVTPSNNASKSLFRRLAKDYKTDCEILECFSEDLFPGDDHEAELTFRVGPIKK from the coding sequence ATGACACCAGACACCGCAACAGTATCAAGTAATGTATTAGGAACTTTAACGTTGGAGAAGCCAACGGTTGAAGATGGAGCAGCAATGTGGGAGTTAGTAAATAATTCTACTCTTGATTTAAATTCTTCATATAAATACATTATGATGTGTGAATTTTTCGCAGAAACATGTGTTGTTGCAAAAGAAAACGATAAGGTTGTAGGGTTTGTTACTGCTTTTATACCTCCTGAGCGCCAAGATGTAGTCTTTGTTTGGCAAATTGGTGTAGATGCCTCACAGCGTGGTAAAGGTGTTGCTTCAAAAATCCTTAACGAACTACTCTCCAGAGAGGCTTGCAAAGATGTTCGTTATGTCGAAGCTACCGTCACACCTTCAAACAACGCGTCCAAGTCACTATTCCGTCGGTTAGCAAAAGACTATAAAACAGATTGTGAAATACTCGAATGTTTCTCTGAAGATTTATTTCCGGGTGATGACCATGAGGCGGAGCTTACTTTCCGTGTAGGTCCTATTAAAAAATAG
- a CDS encoding YfhD family protein → MAKKNRNNDAPAINGVDGEDVEYSAELADQDDIEARERAEAADRRAKNRKDI, encoded by the coding sequence ATGGCTAAGAAAAACCGAAACAACGATGCACCTGCCATTAATGGAGTCGACGGCGAAGACGTAGAATACTCAGCCGAACTTGCAGACCAAGACGACATCGAAGCAAGAGAACGCGCTGAAGCAGCTGACCGCAGAGCCAAAAACAGAAAAGATATTTAA
- a CDS encoding YfhE family protein yields MEKKRRDKDEKRFLRKAQEVRYQSDFKAADRAAERHNG; encoded by the coding sequence ATGGAAAAGAAACGACGGGATAAAGACGAAAAACGTTTTTTACGAAAAGCCCAAGAAGTTCGTTATCAGTCTGACTTTAAAGCAGCCGACCGAGCAGCTGAACGTCACAACGGATAA